A part of Lacibacter sp. H407 genomic DNA contains:
- a CDS encoding YihY/virulence factor BrkB family protein — MKYIKSFFSTMWSIIKQSFSDFIDNRVLKLSAALAFYTIFSLPAMLIIIISVSDIFWGREAIEGTLYNQISGFVGTEAAIQIQQTIRNAALSYESKFATIIGFVTLLVGATSVFSEIQDSINQIWKLKAKPYKGKGYLRLLVNRLLSFSLVVGLGFILLVSLVINGLMDLLLNRLTVVFPEITVIMVYVFNLVLTFGITSLLFGMIFKVLPDAKIEWKHVRAGAFTTAILFMVGKFLIGFYLGQSQLSTTYGTAGSAIVLLLWVYYSAMILYFGAVFTHVYAAHRGSRIYPNNYAVWVQEIEIESEKPLELQPEEKTVIEANGTIVDDSKEKE; from the coding sequence ATGAAATACATCAAATCATTTTTTTCAACTATGTGGTCGATCATCAAACAATCTTTTTCCGATTTTATTGATAACAGGGTATTGAAACTGAGTGCAGCGTTGGCGTTCTATACTATTTTTTCATTACCTGCCATGCTCATCATCATTATTTCAGTGAGTGATATTTTTTGGGGAAGAGAAGCCATTGAAGGCACATTATATAACCAGATATCCGGTTTTGTTGGAACGGAAGCGGCCATACAAATTCAACAAACCATTCGGAATGCAGCACTTTCATACGAAAGTAAGTTTGCAACCATCATCGGGTTTGTAACATTGCTTGTAGGTGCTACCAGTGTGTTCAGTGAAATTCAGGATTCCATCAACCAGATATGGAAGTTGAAAGCAAAACCATATAAAGGGAAAGGCTATCTGCGGTTGTTGGTAAACAGGTTGCTTTCTTTTTCACTGGTGGTGGGTCTCGGTTTTATTCTGCTTGTATCGCTTGTAATAAACGGCTTAATGGATCTGTTATTGAACAGGCTTACAGTTGTGTTTCCTGAAATTACTGTGATCATGGTGTATGTATTTAATCTTGTACTCACCTTTGGAATTACATCCTTACTGTTTGGAATGATCTTTAAAGTATTGCCCGATGCAAAGATCGAGTGGAAGCATGTACGTGCAGGTGCATTTACCACCGCTATTCTTTTTATGGTGGGTAAATTCCTGATCGGTTTTTATTTAGGGCAAAGTCAACTTTCAACAACATACGGTACTGCAGGATCGGCCATTGTTTTATTGCTATGGGTTTATTATTCTGCCATGATCTTATACTTCGGTGCCGTGTTTACACATGTGTATGCAGCGCACAGGGGTTCCCGTATTTACCCCAACAATTATGCTGTGTGGGTACAGGAAATTGAAATAGAATCGGAGAAGCCATTGGAGTTGCAACCCGAAGAAAAAACAGTGATCGAAGCAAATGGAACAATCGTTGATGATTCGAAAGAAAAAGAATAA
- a CDS encoding nucleoid-associated protein → MNISQASIEQLSIHLVGNKVNETAPQLSNRSLELNEELKTVLNDYFVQPFTKVHGFEQFTHPSNLQYNTCYTILQQMFADGNDFHHSSVELANYLFDRSAHPLIKKGEFYVVYFKDIIFENQNLDAVGLFKSETKEKFIRVQQQQQLFDLEVEEGINIHKLDKGALILNDAVEEGFRVLSIDHTNKSNEARYWLHDFLGLRPASDSYHTTQNFLTLTKQYITDAMKEDFQVSRADQADYLNRSVDYFKSQEQFNETDFATEVFGHDTVIDSFNKFKDGYIREKELDIATDFTISPNAVKKQARVFKSVLKLDRNFHIYIHGDKSLIEQGYDERTGKKYYKIYFDEES, encoded by the coding sequence ATGAATATCAGCCAGGCCAGCATTGAACAGTTATCAATTCATCTCGTAGGCAACAAGGTTAACGAAACCGCACCGCAATTATCCAATCGTTCATTGGAATTGAATGAAGAGCTGAAGACTGTATTGAATGATTATTTTGTACAACCGTTTACCAAAGTTCATGGCTTTGAACAATTCACCCATCCATCCAATCTGCAATACAATACCTGTTACACGATTTTACAGCAGATGTTTGCGGATGGAAATGATTTTCATCATTCATCTGTTGAGTTAGCCAACTATCTGTTCGATCGTTCTGCACATCCACTGATCAAGAAAGGTGAATTTTATGTGGTGTATTTCAAAGACATCATTTTTGAAAATCAGAATCTTGATGCGGTAGGCCTGTTCAAATCAGAAACAAAAGAAAAATTCATTCGTGTACAACAGCAACAACAGTTGTTTGATCTTGAAGTGGAAGAGGGCATCAATATTCACAAACTCGACAAGGGTGCGTTGATATTGAACGATGCAGTGGAAGAGGGCTTTCGGGTACTGTCAATCGATCACACCAATAAATCAAATGAAGCACGGTACTGGTTGCATGATTTTTTGGGTTTGCGTCCTGCATCCGATAGTTATCATACTACCCAAAATTTTCTTACACTCACAAAGCAGTATATCACAGATGCGATGAAAGAAGATTTTCAGGTGAGCAGGGCCGATCAGGCTGATTACCTGAATCGTTCAGTAGATTATTTTAAATCGCAGGAGCAGTTCAATGAAACTGATTTTGCAACCGAAGTATTTGGTCATGATACCGTGATTGACTCATTCAACAAATTCAAGGATGGATATATCCGTGAAAAAGAACTGGATATTGCAACAGATTTTACAATTTCACCAAATGCGGTTAAGAAGCAGGCACGGGTGTTTAAAAGTGTTCTGAAGCTCGACAGGAATTTCCATATCTATATTCATGGCGATAAAAGTTTAATTGAACAAGGATATGATGAACGGACAGGAAAAAAATATTACAAGATCTATTTTGATGAAGAAAGCTAA
- a CDS encoding amidohydrolase codes for MLRIILLLSITTIAFLSFKQDRSTADAVDLVVLNGRIFTGNEQQPFAEAMAVRKNRIVAIGTTVDIKAMIGSSTKQYQLNGKLVIPGFNDAHIHFLSGSLGLSTVDLNQSKTPEEAVAEVVKYAKKNPSAKWITGLGWQYTIFPGGMPTKEMLDAVISDRPVYIRAYDGHSAWVNSKALQLAGITKETSYTGFGSIVKDAKGEPTGALSEGAMQLVAKFIPPITREEKLAAIKKGLQYAASLGITSVQNASGSIDEFELYNELYTKGELTLRYAAAFSANKNTKPEDIAQYVQLKNKFKGNRMLTADAIKFMLDGVIESHTAVMMDDYSDAGEDGKTKNGTFALPLETYRLLVSAFDKAGFRIYTHAIGDRSVHEALNAYEAAQKQNNSTGTRHRVEHIEQCKPEDVQRFLQLNVLPSMQPIHADPATIAVWAKAVGEQRLPFSFAWQSMLQSKATLVFGSDWPACIDLNPIHGLHVAANRQTTDGLPTGGWIPQQRIGMKEALLAYTNAGAYSSFEETDKGKLLPGYLADFVVLSQDLFSIPTAAIHQTNVLLTVVDGREVFKAAKW; via the coding sequence ATGCTGCGAATCATTCTGCTGTTAAGTATCACAACCATTGCTTTCTTATCATTCAAACAAGATCGGTCAACAGCAGATGCTGTTGATCTGGTAGTACTCAACGGCCGCATCTTTACCGGGAATGAACAACAACCTTTTGCAGAAGCAATGGCTGTGCGTAAGAATAGAATTGTAGCGATCGGTACAACAGTAGACATCAAAGCCATGATCGGCAGTTCAACAAAACAATACCAGTTGAACGGAAAATTAGTAATACCCGGTTTCAACGATGCGCATATTCATTTTCTATCGGGTTCATTGGGATTGAGTACAGTTGATCTCAACCAAAGTAAAACACCAGAGGAGGCCGTTGCAGAAGTAGTGAAATATGCCAAAAAGAATCCATCGGCCAAATGGATCACCGGTTTGGGATGGCAATACACGATTTTTCCGGGCGGCATGCCAACAAAGGAAATGCTGGATGCAGTGATCAGCGATCGTCCCGTTTATATACGTGCATACGACGGACATAGCGCATGGGTGAATTCAAAAGCATTGCAACTCGCAGGTATTACTAAGGAAACAAGTTATACGGGCTTTGGTTCTATTGTAAAAGATGCGAAGGGCGAACCCACCGGTGCATTGAGTGAAGGAGCGATGCAACTGGTTGCCAAATTTATTCCGCCAATAACAAGGGAAGAAAAGTTAGCAGCCATTAAAAAAGGATTACAGTACGCTGCATCGCTTGGCATTACCAGTGTGCAGAATGCAAGTGGTAGTATTGATGAGTTTGAATTGTATAATGAATTGTACACGAAAGGCGAACTAACACTTCGCTATGCAGCAGCATTCAGTGCCAATAAAAACACAAAGCCCGAAGACATTGCTCAATACGTTCAACTGAAAAATAAATTCAAAGGCAATCGCATGCTTACAGCCGATGCCATTAAGTTTATGCTCGATGGTGTAATTGAATCGCACACTGCTGTAATGATGGATGATTACAGTGATGCAGGCGAAGACGGAAAAACAAAAAACGGAACATTTGCGCTCCCGCTTGAAACATACCGGTTATTAGTAAGCGCTTTTGATAAAGCTGGTTTTCGCATCTATACACATGCTATTGGCGATCGTTCTGTACATGAAGCTCTGAATGCATACGAAGCAGCACAAAAACAAAATAATTCTACAGGCACCAGGCATCGGGTGGAGCATATCGAACAATGTAAACCGGAAGATGTACAACGATTTCTACAACTAAATGTGTTGCCTTCGATGCAACCCATCCATGCCGATCCTGCAACCATTGCTGTTTGGGCAAAAGCAGTGGGTGAACAACGCTTGCCTTTTTCCTTTGCCTGGCAATCGATGTTGCAGTCGAAGGCAACATTGGTGTTTGGCAGTGATTGGCCCGCTTGCATTGATCTCAATCCCATCCATGGTTTACATGTAGCTGCGAACCGCCAAACAACGGATGGATTACCAACAGGTGGCTGGATTCCGCAACAACGTATTGGCATGAAGGAAGCTCTGCTGGCCTATACAAATGCCGGTGCTTATTCATCGTTTGAAGAAACGGATAAAGGTAAATTGCTACCCGGTTATCTGGCCGATTTTGTAGTGCTTTCGCAGGATCTTTTCAGCATTCCTACTGCAGCCATCCATCAAACAAACGTATTGCTGACGGTGGTGGATGGGAGAGAAGTATTCAAAGCGGCCAAGTGGTAA
- a CDS encoding PhnA domain-containing protein: MKLDDLLRQRSNNTCELCKSETNVALYEVPPQDQSNADNTILICSKCLAQIEKREELNSAHWNCLTEAMWSEVPGVQVVAWRILNRLRNESWAADNLDMMYLDDERLAWAKATGDHENDGSVDLHKDCNGAQLQTGDSVVLIKSLDVKGSTLNAKMGTVVKNIRLVEENTEQIEGKIEGQTIVILTKYVRKHEK, encoded by the coding sequence ATGAAACTGGACGATCTACTCCGGCAGCGCAGCAACAATACCTGTGAATTATGTAAATCAGAAACAAATGTAGCGTTGTACGAAGTGCCGCCGCAGGATCAATCGAATGCAGACAATACGATCCTCATCTGCAGCAAATGCCTTGCACAAATTGAAAAAAGAGAAGAGCTGAACAGCGCACATTGGAATTGCTTAACAGAAGCTATGTGGAGTGAAGTACCGGGTGTGCAGGTGGTGGCATGGCGGATACTCAACCGTTTACGAAACGAAAGCTGGGCCGCCGATAACCTGGATATGATGTATCTCGATGACGAACGACTTGCATGGGCCAAAGCTACTGGCGATCATGAAAATGATGGCAGTGTTGATCTGCATAAAGATTGCAACGGTGCTCAATTGCAAACCGGCGATTCAGTGGTGCTGATCAAATCACTGGATGTAAAAGGCTCCACACTCAATGCAAAGATGGGAACCGTAGTAAAGAATATTCGCCTGGTGGAAGAGAATACAGAACAGATCGAAGGAAAAATAGAAGGACAAACGATTGTGATACTGACGAAGTATGTAAGAAAGCATGAAAAATAA
- a CDS encoding helix-turn-helix domain-containing protein, whose amino-acid sequence MQARFYIPHPLLQEFVQCIMLVHAEVDPDAPAVICPYPPTPQNSLFFYINDRIKVQLEGTDTYIEQPRSVIVGPQLNRVRIDVDHDHKAVRVGFHPGGLHRLLGLSLADMIDGSYDAEDVFGAELKELNNKLQEADGFDAIKDVVEHFLLQKVKSLKQVLPFDQAMLELVRSEGSISIEKIASLACLSLRQFERVSKERIGLPPKLFARIIRFSKAYRIRESSPDISWTKIAHECNYFDQMHLIRDFKQFAGVAPGVIEKELDGLPIRLQASLRL is encoded by the coding sequence TTGCAGGCACGATTTTATATACCGCATCCGTTGTTACAGGAATTTGTGCAATGCATTATGCTGGTGCATGCAGAAGTTGATCCTGATGCGCCTGCAGTCATCTGTCCATATCCTCCAACGCCGCAAAATTCATTGTTCTTTTATATCAACGATCGCATCAAAGTACAATTGGAGGGAACCGATACTTATATTGAACAGCCACGTAGTGTAATTGTGGGTCCGCAACTCAACCGTGTTCGTATTGATGTGGATCATGATCACAAAGCTGTTCGTGTAGGGTTTCATCCGGGAGGGTTGCATCGGTTGCTTGGTTTATCGCTGGCTGATATGATCGATGGCAGTTATGATGCGGAAGATGTATTTGGTGCAGAACTGAAAGAGCTCAACAACAAACTGCAGGAAGCAGATGGGTTTGATGCCATTAAAGATGTGGTGGAACATTTTCTTTTGCAAAAAGTGAAATCATTGAAACAGGTATTGCCGTTTGATCAGGCTATGTTGGAATTGGTGCGAAGCGAAGGCAGTATCTCCATTGAAAAAATTGCTTCGTTAGCGTGCTTAAGTTTACGTCAGTTTGAGCGGGTGAGTAAAGAACGTATCGGTTTGCCGCCGAAATTATTTGCACGGATCATTCGTTTTTCCAAAGCCTATCGCATACGGGAAAGCTCTCCCGATATCAGTTGGACAAAGATCGCTCATGAATGCAATTATTTTGATCAGATGCATCTGATCCGTGATTTCAAACAGTTTGCCGGCGTTGCTCCCGGTGTCATTGAAAAGGAACTGGACGGATTGCCCATCCGTCTGCAGGCATCACTTCGACTCTAA
- a CDS encoding CDGSH iron-sulfur domain-containing protein → MSKTKITVNNNGSLKVEGDFEVVDKNGAVYNLQGREIISFCRCGLSQNKPFCDGSHKGHFEHEAVAFDLPPKKTV, encoded by the coding sequence ATGTCAAAAACAAAAATTACAGTAAACAACAACGGATCATTGAAAGTAGAAGGCGATTTTGAAGTAGTAGATAAAAATGGTGCAGTGTATAACCTGCAAGGCAGAGAAATTATTTCGTTTTGCCGTTGCGGCTTGTCGCAGAACAAACCATTTTGTGATGGTTCACACAAAGGACATTTTGAACATGAAGCGGTTGCCTTTGATCTTCCGCCAAAGAAAACAGTATAA
- a CDS encoding SRPBCC family protein: MNTQATTVITIEATINAPVATVWESWNNPAHITKWNSASDDWHTPWAKNDLRVGGTLTSRMEAKDGSIGFDFTGTYDVVTANEYIEYTLEDGRKVKINFTADGNSTKVVESFDAENENPVEMQQAGWQAILDSFKKYTEQL, translated from the coding sequence ATGAACACACAGGCAACTACCGTTATTACAATTGAAGCAACTATAAACGCACCGGTAGCAACGGTATGGGAAAGCTGGAACAATCCTGCACACATTACTAAATGGAACAGCGCTTCCGACGATTGGCATACACCGTGGGCAAAAAATGATCTGCGGGTTGGTGGTACGCTTACATCACGCATGGAAGCAAAAGATGGCAGCATAGGGTTTGATTTTACAGGTACTTACGATGTGGTAACAGCGAACGAATACATTGAATATACATTGGAGGATGGTCGTAAAGTGAAGATCAATTTTACGGCAGATGGAAACAGCACGAAAGTGGTGGAGAGCTTTGATGCAGAAAACGAAAACCCGGTTGAAATGCAGCAGGCAGGATGGCAGGCAATACTTGATAGCTTTAAAAAATATACAGAGCAGTTGTAA
- a CDS encoding serine hydrolase domain-containing protein translates to MKLFFSLVFLVLSTLLAAQPLEAIDQLIKKQMADQNITGLSIGIVVNGKIVLAKGYGMANLEHKVPATEHSVYKIGSLSKQVVAVGIMTLIQSGKLKLTDTVTKFYKDAPSTWSKITIRHLLNHTSGLVRESPAFQPMLLQHDTVLIKAAYKVPLVFATGTKWQYCNLGYFMLADIIRQVSGKPFQQFMNDEIFSQHGLTNTQSTSTRVLMPNRADGYIFAGKDSLVNATDYVAFRPSGAFVSNITDMLQWELLMQDGKLLQKKNWEQMWGDTVTTDASNAKAEGYGYGWRVGNYNGRTMVNHGGSLPGFRSTYYRFPADKTAFIILTNSDHTNAGVIANGIVELLYKSN, encoded by the coding sequence ATGAAATTATTTTTCAGTCTTGTTTTTCTTGTGCTGTCAACATTGCTTGCGGCACAACCCTTAGAAGCCATCGATCAATTGATCAAAAAACAAATGGCCGATCAAAATATTACGGGTCTTAGCATTGGCATAGTCGTAAATGGAAAGATCGTTTTGGCAAAAGGATATGGCATGGCAAACCTGGAACACAAGGTGCCGGCCACAGAACATAGCGTGTACAAAATAGGTTCGTTGAGCAAGCAGGTAGTAGCCGTGGGCATCATGACGTTGATCCAATCCGGAAAATTAAAGTTGACCGACACTGTTACAAAGTTTTATAAAGATGCGCCATCAACATGGAGCAAGATCACTATCCGTCATTTGTTAAATCATACGTCTGGCCTGGTAAGAGAATCACCTGCTTTTCAACCCATGCTGTTACAGCATGATACCGTGTTGATCAAAGCTGCTTACAAAGTTCCATTGGTATTTGCTACCGGCACCAAGTGGCAATATTGCAACCTTGGATATTTTATGTTGGCAGATATAATAAGGCAAGTCAGTGGAAAACCGTTTCAGCAATTCATGAACGATGAGATCTTTTCTCAACACGGCCTTACCAATACGCAATCCACATCAACAAGAGTACTGATGCCAAACCGTGCCGATGGCTATATATTCGCCGGAAAGGATTCGTTGGTAAATGCAACCGATTATGTTGCGTTCCGTCCAAGCGGTGCGTTTGTTTCCAACATTACCGATATGCTGCAATGGGAACTGTTGATGCAGGATGGTAAACTGTTACAGAAAAAGAACTGGGAACAAATGTGGGGTGATACAGTAACAACTGATGCTTCTAATGCAAAAGCTGAAGGGTATGGCTATGGCTGGCGTGTCGGTAACTATAACGGCCGTACTATGGTGAATCATGGCGGATCGTTGCCCGGTTTCCGTAGTACGTATTATCGTTTCCCTGCTGATAAAACTGCTTTCATCATTCTTACAAATTCAGATCATACAAATGCGGGTGTGATCGCAAATGGTATTGTGGAGTTGTTGTATAAAAGTAATTAA
- a CDS encoding exo-beta-N-acetylmuramidase NamZ family protein, translated as MRRNPFFVLLACLSCLLFCQSVCDKTKQQPAVTVADPIITGADQTQQYLPYLKGKRVAVLANPTTIIGKKHLVDSLLSLGVNIVKVFGPEHGFRGNASAGVKVKDEKDPATGVPVISLYGPKRKPTKEDLANVDLMIFDIQDVGCRFYTYINVLSHIMEACAENNKELLILDRPNPNGYLVDGPILDMTYKSGIGMFPIPIAHGMTIAEFAQMINGEGWLPGKVKCKLKIIKVANYDHDMEYVLPVAPSPNLNTQQGVMLYPSTCLFEGAAINLGRGTYFPFTVLGSPLLKGKYAFSFTPVGIPGMAETPLHVNKECFGLDLRTYDINQLRKTKRINVQWMKELYAAFPDKAKFFDRSQSNQMGDINKLAGTAQFKEQIIAGKSAEEIYASWEPGLSAYKSIRKKYLLYP; from the coding sequence ATGAGAAGAAACCCCTTTTTTGTATTGCTTGCCTGTTTAAGTTGTTTGTTGTTTTGTCAAAGTGTTTGTGATAAAACAAAACAACAACCGGCAGTTACTGTAGCGGATCCGATCATTACAGGTGCCGATCAAACGCAACAATACCTGCCGTACCTCAAAGGAAAACGTGTGGCAGTGTTGGCAAATCCTACAACGATCATTGGGAAAAAACATTTGGTTGACAGTTTGCTTTCACTCGGCGTCAACATTGTAAAAGTGTTTGGCCCGGAGCATGGTTTCAGAGGCAATGCAAGTGCTGGCGTTAAAGTGAAAGATGAAAAAGATCCTGCAACAGGCGTGCCTGTTATTTCATTGTATGGTCCAAAGCGGAAGCCAACAAAAGAAGATCTGGCAAATGTAGATCTGATGATTTTTGATATACAGGATGTGGGCTGCAGGTTCTATACCTACATCAATGTATTGAGCCATATCATGGAAGCCTGTGCAGAGAACAACAAAGAATTGCTGATTCTCGACCGCCCCAACCCCAATGGTTATTTGGTGGATGGACCGATACTCGATATGACGTACAAGTCGGGCATTGGTATGTTTCCCATTCCTATTGCACATGGTATGACGATCGCTGAGTTTGCACAAATGATCAATGGTGAAGGTTGGTTGCCCGGTAAAGTAAAATGCAAACTAAAGATCATTAAAGTTGCGAACTATGATCATGACATGGAATATGTGTTGCCGGTAGCACCATCGCCGAATTTAAATACACAGCAAGGCGTTATGCTTTATCCGTCTACCTGTTTGTTTGAAGGCGCTGCTATTAATCTCGGCCGTGGTACTTATTTTCCGTTTACAGTGTTGGGTAGTCCTTTGTTGAAAGGCAAATATGCATTTTCATTTACACCCGTTGGTATTCCCGGTATGGCAGAAACACCTTTGCATGTGAACAAAGAATGTTTTGGGTTAGATCTCCGCACATACGATATCAATCAACTCCGTAAAACAAAGCGCATCAATGTGCAATGGATGAAAGAATTGTATGCAGCATTTCCTGATAAAGCAAAATTCTTTGATCGTTCACAGAGTAACCAAATGGGCGATATCAATAAACTGGCCGGTACTGCTCAGTTTAAAGAACAGATCATTGCAGGCAAATCAGCAGAAGAAATTTATGCATCATGGGAGCCAGGATTATCTGCCTACAAATCTATACGGAAAAAATATTTGTTGTATCCATAA
- a CDS encoding DUF4256 domain-containing protein, producing the protein MSKSKNTKRKLAAAERDELIGILRARFEKNVKRHKGIEWANVQAKLDANPDKLWSLNEMERTGGEPDVVGFDKKTGEYIFYDCSPESPKERRSICYDHEALEKRKENKPANSAVEMASDMGIALLTEEQYRALQQLGEFDLKTSSWIETPAAIRKLNGALFCDRRYNTVFLYHNGAESYYAARGFRGSLRV; encoded by the coding sequence ATGAGCAAGAGCAAAAACACAAAAAGGAAATTAGCAGCCGCAGAGCGTGATGAGCTGATCGGTATTTTAAGGGCCCGTTTTGAAAAGAATGTGAAACGTCACAAAGGAATTGAATGGGCAAATGTACAGGCGAAACTGGATGCAAATCCTGACAAACTTTGGTCGCTCAATGAAATGGAACGCACCGGCGGCGAGCCCGATGTGGTTGGGTTTGATAAAAAAACCGGCGAATATATTTTCTATGATTGTTCACCCGAGAGTCCGAAAGAACGCAGAAGTATTTGTTATGATCATGAAGCGTTGGAAAAACGAAAAGAAAACAAACCGGCCAACAGTGCGGTAGAAATGGCATCTGATATGGGTATTGCACTTTTAACAGAAGAACAATACCGTGCGTTGCAGCAACTGGGAGAATTTGATCTGAAAACATCGAGTTGGATCGAAACACCGGCAGCTATCAGAAAACTCAACGGCGCTCTTTTTTGTGATCGTCGCTACAATACAGTGTTTTTATATCACAACGGGGCCGAATCGTACTACGCCGCAAGAGGCTTCCGTGGCTCGTTACGGGTTTGA